One Triticum dicoccoides isolate Atlit2015 ecotype Zavitan chromosome 5B, WEW_v2.0, whole genome shotgun sequence genomic window carries:
- the LOC119307963 gene encoding eukaryotic translation initiation factor 5A-4, producing MSDSEEHQFESKADAGASKTYPQQAGTIRKNGYIVIKNRPCKVVEVSTSKTGKHGHAKCHFVAIDIFTGKKLEDIVPSSHNCDVPHVNRTEYQLIDISEDGFVSLLTDNGNTKDDLKLPTDETLLGQIKDGFAEGKDLVVSVMSAMGEEQINALKDIGPK from the exons ATGTCGGACAGCGAAGAGCACCAGTTCGAGTCGAAGGCAGACGCCGGCGCTTCCAAGACCTACCCGCAGCAGGCCGGCACCATTCGCAAGAACGGCTACATCGTCATCAAGAACCGCCCCTGCAAG GTTGTGGAGGTTTCAACATCTAAAACCGGGAAGCATGGTCATGCCAAGTGCCACTTTGTTGCTATTGACATCTTCACCGGCAAGAAACTTGAAGATATTGTGCCATCTTCTCACAACTGTGAT GTTCCTCATGTGAATCGCACAGAATACCAGCTCATTGATATATCTGAGGATGGATTT GTGAGTCTGCTCACTGATAATGGTAACACCAAAGATGACCTCAAGCTCCCGACTGATGAAACCCTCCTTGGCCAG ATCAAGGATGGGTTTGCTGAAGGGAAGGACCTGGTGGTGTCTGTCATGTCCGCCATGGGAGAGGAGCAGATTAATGCGCTCAAGGACATTGGCCCCAAGTAG